Proteins from a genomic interval of Onychostoma macrolepis isolate SWU-2019 chromosome 17, ASM1243209v1, whole genome shotgun sequence:
- the lgals3b gene encoding galectin-3b: MDLSDALDFQPQNNQQAGGPVWPGQPANPTWPGQPANPTWPGQPANPTWPGQPANPTWPGQPAQPNQPAWPGQPAQPNQPAWPGQPGQPGQPGQPTAPGWPGPAPQTGPYVAPGQAPRALTVPFDLPLQSGAYNKMLITIIGEVKPNAKHFTVNLNRGNDIAFHLNPRFNEGGRQVIVRNSMVGNQWGKEERELPSFPFVPGKPFELKILCTDTEFKVAANKSHLLEFKHRIRDLNQIRALSIFNDVTLNSVNVETLQ; this comes from the exons ATGGAT ctttcagatgccCTCGACTTCCAACCGCAAAATAATCAGCAGGCAGGAGGCCCAGTATGGCCCGGCCAACCAGCCAACCCCACCTGGCCTGGTCAGCCTGCTAACCCCACCTGGCCTGGTCAGCCTGCTAACCCCACCTGGCCGGGTCAGCCTGCTAACCCCACCTGGCCGGGTCAGCCTGCACAGCCAAACCAACCAGCATGGCCTGGTCAGCCTGCACAGCCAAACCAACCAGCATGGCCTGGGCAGCCTGGACAGCCAGGACAGCCTGGGCAGCCTACAGCTCCTGGGTGGCCTGGACCTGCACCACAAACAGGCCCTTATGTTGCTCCTGGCCAAGCTCCAAGAGCACTA ACTGTGCCATTTGACCTGCCGCTACAAAGTGGAGCCTATAACAAGATGCTCATCACCATCATTGGAGAGGTCAAACCTAACGCCAAACA TTTCACAGTTAATTTAAACAGAGGCAACGACATTGCGTTTCATCTAAACCCCCGCTTCAATGAAGGCGGAAGGCAAGTGATTGTGCGAAACAGCATGGTTGGAAACCAGTGGGGCAAAGAAGAGCGCGAGCTCCCCTCCTTCCCTTTTGTCCCAGGAAAGCCTTTTGAG CTGAAGATCTTATGCACTGACACTGAATTCAAAGTGGCTGCGAACAAATCGCACCTTCTGGAATTCAAACATCGGATCCGTGACCTCAACCAGATCAGAGCTCTTAGTATCTTCAATGACGTCACCCTCAACTCTGTTAATGTGGAGACACTGCAGTGA